A DNA window from Nitrospira sp. contains the following coding sequences:
- a CDS encoding Lipid A biosynthesis lauroyl acyltransferase (MaGe:77309570), with product MKRTLEYALVRVADLLFHVLPRSWAIGLGEQLSLIVSQVITKRRDLVLRNLALSFPEKSDAARAHIAEEVWRNLGRLAVEFSRVSDFADGSIERLVDIEGREFVEAALKEGKGIVGLTAHFTNWELTGALVQRLYGNMTVIARPVRNTLIDRWVYEKRTASGLTIILPKDAVKASLKCLKNKGIIGMMIDQSLSSGGVFVEFFGRPASSTTLPALLHLRTGAPVMFAYLIRNGTRFRLVFEPVTFPPVEDPAARIQIYTQVMATQFEQVIRRHPESWLWLHNRWKRQPE from the coding sequence ATGAAAAGAACTCTTGAGTATGCCCTGGTGCGTGTTGCCGACCTGCTCTTCCATGTGCTGCCGCGCTCGTGGGCCATCGGGCTCGGCGAGCAACTCAGCCTGATCGTCTCGCAGGTCATCACGAAACGGCGCGACCTCGTGCTGCGCAACCTGGCACTGTCGTTCCCGGAGAAATCGGACGCCGCGCGCGCGCACATCGCGGAAGAAGTTTGGCGCAACCTCGGCCGGCTTGCCGTCGAATTTTCCCGCGTGTCCGACTTTGCCGACGGCTCGATCGAACGCCTGGTGGACATTGAAGGCCGTGAATTTGTCGAGGCCGCCCTCAAGGAGGGCAAGGGCATCGTCGGCCTCACCGCCCATTTCACCAACTGGGAGCTGACCGGCGCGCTGGTGCAGCGCCTCTATGGCAACATGACCGTCATCGCCCGCCCAGTCCGCAATACCTTGATCGATCGCTGGGTCTATGAAAAGCGCACGGCCAGCGGGTTGACCATCATTCTTCCGAAAGACGCCGTGAAAGCCTCGCTGAAATGCCTCAAGAACAAAGGCATCATCGGCATGATGATCGACCAGAGTTTGTCGAGCGGCGGCGTCTTCGTCGAATTCTTCGGCCGCCCGGCTTCCTCAACGACGCTGCCGGCCTTGTTGCATCTCCGCACCGGCGCGCCGGTCATGTTTGCCTACCTCATCCGTAACGGCACGCGGTTCCGCCTCGTGTTCGAACCGGTCACATTCCCGCCGGTTGAAGATCCGGCGGCACGAATCCAGATCTACACCCAGGTCATGGCCACGCAATTCGAACAGGTCATCCGCCGCCACCCCGAAAGCTGGCTCTGGCTGCACAACCGCTGGAAACGACAGCCCGAATAG
- a CDS encoding Cytochrome C551 (MaGe:77309571), whose protein sequence is MEKPVIAAKQPAVLSLEPGTYYWCRCGRSKNQPFCDGSHKGTEFTPMEFTTTEKKTVALCQCKQTKNPPFCDGSHKAL, encoded by the coding sequence ATGGAGAAGCCAGTCATCGCAGCGAAGCAACCCGCGGTCTTGTCGTTAGAGCCGGGCACCTATTATTGGTGCCGGTGCGGCCGTTCGAAGAATCAACCGTTCTGCGATGGGTCGCACAAGGGCACCGAGTTCACACCCATGGAATTCACGACGACCGAGAAGAAAACGGTGGCGTTGTGCCAGTGCAAGCAGACGAAGAACCCGCCGTTTTGCGACGGATCGCACAAGGCACTGTAA
- a CDS encoding Cytochrome c oxidase polypeptide II (MaGe:77309572), giving the protein MNKALVCMGIAAFAILAPWLLGVNSPVAHAAAGDVGKGKAVYEKNCVLCHGPQGRGDGPVGKTVIPPAADFTSAASKKKSDAELLATIENGRPSTAMVAWKGQLSKEEIQDVLAYVNRLRQ; this is encoded by the coding sequence ATGAACAAGGCTCTGGTATGTATGGGTATTGCGGCATTCGCGATCCTCGCCCCGTGGCTGCTTGGGGTGAATAGCCCCGTCGCGCATGCGGCAGCGGGAGACGTTGGAAAGGGCAAGGCGGTCTACGAGAAAAACTGCGTGCTCTGTCATGGTCCGCAAGGCCGTGGAGACGGTCCTGTCGGAAAGACGGTCATTCCTCCCGCCGCCGATTTCACGAGTGCGGCGAGCAAGAAGAAATCCGATGCCGAATTGCTGGCCACGATCGAGAATGGCCGGCCGTCGACGGCCATGGTGGCCTGGAAAGGCCAACTGTCGAAGGAGGAAATTCAGGATGTCCTGGCCTATGTAAATAGGCTACGGCAGTAA
- a CDS encoding VOC family protein (MaGe:77309573) translates to MKAHYLGHVVFYVKDLQRSLAFYRDLLGFQEVGKIFNGAAAALTSGRTHHELLLIQVGDAPGPLQGRRRGLYHIGIKVGDSLDELRAAKRELEQAGVTIDGMSDHTVSQSLYLQDPDGNEVEVYVDAAASVWQNDPAAVVSPIKPLHL, encoded by the coding sequence ATGAAAGCGCACTATCTCGGCCATGTGGTGTTTTATGTGAAGGATCTGCAGCGGTCGCTCGCGTTTTACCGGGATCTGCTGGGCTTCCAGGAAGTGGGAAAAATTTTCAACGGCGCGGCCGCGGCGCTCACGTCCGGCCGCACGCATCACGAGTTGTTGCTGATTCAAGTGGGCGACGCGCCAGGGCCTCTGCAAGGCCGGCGGCGCGGACTGTATCACATCGGCATCAAAGTCGGCGACAGTCTCGATGAACTGCGCGCTGCGAAGCGTGAGCTGGAGCAGGCCGGTGTGACGATCGACGGCATGAGCGATCACACCGTGAGCCAAAGTCTGTATCTCCAGGATCCCGACGGCAATGAAGTCGAAGTGTATGTCGATGCGGCGGCGTCGGTGTGGCAGAACGATCCGGCGGCCGTAGTGTCGCCGATTAAGCCGTTGCATCTCTAA
- a CDS encoding hypothetical protein (Evidence 4 : Unknown function but conserved in other organisms; MaGe:77309574): MQEYTKEYLNQFSQALLRLHKALLDGERVTYERVYGRIPTNGAFLQLVLGDAWFAWLRPLSQSMAKLDELDANKEAFDQAAVRAQVESVRTLLTPSESGDGFGRHYYDALQRDPDVGLAHAAVRTLLKATAPNKP, translated from the coding sequence ATGCAAGAGTATACGAAAGAGTATCTAAATCAGTTTTCCCAGGCGTTGTTGCGCCTGCATAAGGCCTTGTTAGACGGTGAGCGGGTGACGTATGAGCGGGTGTATGGACGGATCCCGACCAATGGCGCGTTTCTTCAGCTGGTGTTGGGAGATGCGTGGTTTGCCTGGCTGCGGCCCCTGTCCCAATCGATGGCCAAGCTCGATGAACTGGACGCAAATAAAGAAGCGTTTGATCAGGCGGCGGTCCGCGCTCAGGTCGAGTCTGTCCGGACGCTCCTGACACCGTCGGAATCCGGGGACGGCTTCGGCCGGCACTATTACGATGCGTTGCAACGAGACCCGGATGTGGGATTGGCCCATGCGGCCGTCCGGACGCTCCTCAAGGCGACAGCTCCGAACAAGCCCTGA
- a CDS encoding Short-chain dehydrogenase/reductase SDR (MaGe:77309575), with protein MRLDGKVVLIAGGSGALGQSVVPACIQAGAQVVTADRNPPSDVVGWTAMKADVTDETDVRRLVGDVVRAHGRLDVLINLVGGFSMGRLEETDAVLWQRMLTMNVTAAFLLSKSVVPSMVEQGAGRILHVAAWAAVEPFPGAAAYLVAKSSLLALIRVVALEMKGSGVTVNGVLPTTIDTPANRLSMPEVDPSTWTKPESIAKTLVFLASDEAGEINGAAIPIGTHGGVKAAGKA; from the coding sequence ATGAGACTCGATGGAAAAGTGGTCCTGATCGCAGGGGGATCTGGGGCGCTGGGACAGAGCGTCGTTCCAGCCTGTATCCAGGCGGGCGCGCAAGTCGTCACGGCGGATCGCAACCCACCCTCTGACGTGGTTGGGTGGACAGCGATGAAGGCCGATGTGACGGATGAAACGGATGTCCGGCGCCTGGTCGGCGACGTGGTCCGCGCGCATGGCCGTCTCGATGTGTTGATCAATTTGGTCGGCGGCTTTTCGATGGGCCGGTTGGAGGAGACGGATGCGGTCTTGTGGCAACGGATGTTGACCATGAACGTGACCGCGGCGTTTCTCCTCTCGAAGTCCGTGGTGCCGTCCATGGTTGAGCAAGGGGCCGGCCGCATCCTTCATGTGGCGGCCTGGGCGGCGGTCGAACCGTTTCCTGGCGCGGCGGCCTATCTTGTCGCCAAGTCGAGCCTGCTGGCCTTGATTCGCGTGGTGGCGCTTGAGATGAAAGGTTCAGGGGTGACAGTCAACGGGGTTCTGCCGACGACTATCGATACTCCGGCGAATCGTCTGAGCATGCCCGAGGTGGATCCCTCCACCTGGACGAAACCGGAATCCATTGCAAAGACATTGGTCTTTCTCGCCTCGGATGAGGCCGGCGAGATCAATGGAGCAGCCATCCCAATCGGGACTCATGGCGGGGTCAAGGCCGCAGGGAAAGCATAG
- a CDS encoding hypothetical protein (Evidence 4 : Unknown function but conserved in other organisms; MaGe:77309576) — MPNLETVRALAKDLTKTYPRSPRETLGGYVIGARCADKCRAFLLGINGDYNYWPCSLAGMLFSFTGITPEQFKDIVATGANDEDLAAWLKAHSKVQDRQAIIQWNNQMRDLRLSEMSTQVQAYMEDYIAQYVPKHRPVYAYFDVYDLEEKRF; from the coding sequence ATGCCTAATTTAGAAACGGTGCGGGCGCTGGCGAAAGATCTCACGAAGACCTATCCTCGCAGCCCGCGAGAGACATTGGGGGGATATGTCATCGGCGCGCGTTGCGCGGACAAGTGCCGGGCGTTTCTTCTGGGTATCAATGGGGACTACAATTACTGGCCCTGCTCGTTAGCCGGCATGTTGTTCTCGTTCACCGGCATCACGCCGGAGCAATTCAAGGACATCGTGGCTACCGGGGCGAACGATGAGGATCTGGCTGCCTGGCTCAAGGCTCATAGCAAGGTGCAGGACCGGCAGGCGATCATTCAGTGGAACAACCAGATGCGGGACCTGCGTCTTTCGGAGATGTCGACGCAGGTACAAGCGTATATGGAAGACTACATCGCGCAGTATGTGCCGAAGCATCGCCCCGTCTACGCGTATTTCGATGTGTACGATCTCGAAGAGAAGCGCTTTTGA
- a CDS encoding Putative Glyoxalase (Evidence 3 : Putative function from multiple computational evidences; MaGe:77309577) produces MAVQVYGCNHIVIEVTDAKKAVKFYADVFGLKMLKGGEGAAWCQLGEHQFLAIFEVDTLQPDRMKHFGLMVRDAKQIEEVRQKLTKKYKLKMQPGFRCDFRDPWGNRIQVGDLSDESLVWLLPYREVQKTGITFATPSPVRRRQRKERQDA; encoded by the coding sequence ATGGCCGTGCAAGTCTATGGGTGCAACCATATCGTGATCGAAGTCACCGACGCCAAGAAGGCGGTGAAGTTCTACGCGGATGTGTTCGGCCTCAAGATGCTTAAGGGCGGCGAAGGGGCTGCCTGGTGCCAGCTCGGCGAACATCAGTTCCTGGCGATCTTCGAGGTGGACACCCTGCAGCCGGACCGCATGAAACATTTCGGCCTGATGGTTCGCGACGCCAAGCAGATCGAAGAAGTCAGGCAGAAGTTGACGAAGAAGTACAAGCTGAAGATGCAGCCGGGATTCCGCTGCGATTTTCGCGATCCCTGGGGCAATCGCATTCAAGTCGGCGACCTGAGCGATGAGTCGCTCGTGTGGTTGCTTCCCTATCGAGAGGTTCAGAAGACGGGAATTACATTCGCGACACCTTCACCTGTTCGGCGAAGACAAAGAAAGGAACGACAGGATGCCTAA
- a CDS encoding DsbA family oxidoreductase (MaGe:77309578): protein MIEPTLKIEVYSDVVCPWCYVGKRRLERALDRLKDRLTTQVVWKPFQLNPTMPSAGMDRRAYLEAKFGSLDSFRQLEEQVQAAGASTGITFAFDKIARAPNTFAAHRLIWFAGRNGCQNAVVDSLFRGYFEEGADIGMIPVLAQLAGRAGLPDAERFLQSDAGVPEVNAEAAAGHAQNIRSVPYFLIGGARAISGAQPVETFVQVLTGAAADRPERKAGV from the coding sequence GTGATCGAGCCGACGCTCAAGATCGAGGTCTATTCCGACGTGGTCTGCCCTTGGTGTTATGTCGGGAAGCGGCGGCTGGAGCGCGCGTTGGATCGATTGAAAGACCGGCTGACGACGCAGGTCGTCTGGAAACCGTTTCAATTGAACCCGACGATGCCAAGCGCCGGGATGGATCGGAGGGCTTATCTCGAAGCTAAATTCGGGAGCCTGGATTCATTCCGGCAATTGGAGGAGCAGGTGCAGGCGGCTGGTGCATCGACAGGGATTACGTTTGCCTTCGACAAGATCGCCCGGGCTCCGAATACGTTCGCGGCGCATCGGCTGATATGGTTTGCGGGAAGGAACGGGTGCCAGAATGCGGTAGTCGATTCGCTCTTCCGCGGCTATTTCGAGGAAGGCGCGGATATCGGAATGATCCCCGTGCTTGCGCAGTTGGCAGGGCGGGCAGGATTGCCGGATGCGGAACGGTTTCTCCAGAGCGATGCCGGCGTGCCGGAGGTGAACGCCGAAGCGGCCGCCGGGCATGCGCAGAACATCCGCAGCGTGCCCTATTTCCTGATCGGCGGGGCCCGCGCGATCTCCGGCGCGCAACCGGTCGAGACGTTCGTGCAGGTCCTCACAGGGGCGGCGGCGGATCGTCCGGAGCGAAAGGCAGGTGTGTGA
- a CDS encoding Pirin family protein (MaGe:77309579) produces the protein MATETTTAKAVLGVYQPGSAHMVGDGFPVRNLFPSNDLDRVVDPFLMLDYAGPQYFQPTDHPRGVGEHPHRGFETVTIVYGGVLAHRDSTGSGGVIGPGDVQWMTAASGIVHEEFHEKEFAKKGGTLHAIQLWVNLPRASKMSAPGYQTILKADIPTVDLDGRGTLRVIAGSYLGNNGPAHTFSPVQLYDVQLKAGGRVELTVPEGDTSSIFVLQGRASVNGSREAGEAELIVCERGGSQVMIEAQEDSRLLVMSGTPLNEPIARYGPFVMNTKAELVQAVQDYQAGKMGHLS, from the coding sequence ATGGCAACAGAAACGACAACCGCAAAAGCCGTTCTCGGGGTCTATCAGCCGGGTTCCGCTCATATGGTCGGCGACGGGTTTCCCGTCAGGAATCTGTTTCCGAGCAACGATCTCGACCGAGTCGTGGATCCGTTTCTCATGCTCGACTATGCGGGACCGCAGTATTTCCAGCCGACCGACCATCCGCGCGGTGTCGGAGAGCATCCGCACCGGGGGTTTGAAACAGTGACGATCGTGTATGGCGGCGTGCTGGCGCATCGCGACTCGACCGGCAGCGGCGGCGTCATCGGTCCCGGCGATGTGCAATGGATGACGGCGGCGTCCGGCATCGTCCATGAGGAGTTTCACGAAAAGGAGTTTGCGAAGAAAGGCGGCACGCTCCACGCCATTCAGTTGTGGGTGAACTTGCCGCGCGCGTCGAAAATGTCGGCGCCCGGGTATCAGACGATTTTGAAGGCCGACATTCCGACCGTCGATCTGGATGGCCGTGGAACGTTGCGAGTGATTGCCGGATCGTATCTCGGGAACAACGGCCCGGCGCACACGTTTTCCCCGGTTCAATTGTACGACGTTCAGTTGAAGGCAGGCGGCCGAGTGGAATTGACCGTGCCGGAAGGCGACACGAGCTCGATCTTTGTTTTGCAGGGCCGCGCCTCAGTGAATGGATCTCGCGAGGCAGGCGAAGCCGAACTCATCGTCTGCGAACGGGGCGGCTCGCAAGTCATGATCGAAGCGCAGGAAGACAGTCGGCTGCTGGTCATGAGCGGCACGCCGCTCAATGAACCGATCGCCCGGTATGGGCCCTTCGTGATGAATACGAAGGCTGAGCTAGTTCAGGCGGTGCAGGATTATCAGGCTGGGAAGATGGGGCACTTATCGTGA
- a CDS encoding NAD-dependent dehydratase (MaGe:77309580) yields the protein MFVVLGATGHTGSVVAETLLARRQPVRVVVRSADKGAAWKAKGAEVAVASLEDVPAMTQALTGATGVYLLVPPNYGATAWLAEQRQRMDQAAQAVKASGVSHVVFLSSVGGHIAEGTGPIRAARYGEQVLGAVAKNLTILRPSSFMENWAPGIGMAKSQGLLPTFLEPAAKIPMVSTSDIGRVGAERLIAGGKGRQVVELSGPEEYSPAEAAAALSQILGKPVSAQFAPLSAVVPTFTSYGFSTEAATLFEEMYAAFAKKTIAYEYPEQLLRGTVTLADALRGMA from the coding sequence ATGTTTGTTGTATTGGGTGCCACAGGCCATACAGGGTCGGTTGTTGCGGAGACGTTACTGGCGCGCCGCCAGCCGGTGCGTGTCGTGGTGCGCTCAGCGGACAAAGGCGCTGCCTGGAAAGCGAAGGGCGCGGAGGTGGCCGTTGCGTCGCTGGAGGATGTTCCCGCAATGACCCAAGCCCTGACCGGTGCAACTGGCGTCTATCTGCTGGTGCCGCCGAACTATGGCGCGACGGCCTGGCTGGCGGAGCAGCGGCAACGGATGGATCAGGCCGCGCAAGCGGTGAAAGCCAGCGGGGTTTCTCATGTGGTATTCCTCTCATCTGTCGGCGGCCACATTGCCGAGGGCACCGGGCCGATCCGAGCCGCTCGCTATGGAGAGCAGGTGCTGGGGGCGGTCGCCAAGAATCTCACGATCCTGCGCCCGTCCTCTTTCATGGAAAATTGGGCGCCGGGAATCGGCATGGCGAAGAGTCAGGGTCTGTTGCCGACATTCCTCGAGCCGGCGGCCAAGATTCCGATGGTCTCGACCAGCGACATCGGTCGTGTAGGGGCCGAACGGTTGATCGCAGGCGGGAAAGGCCGGCAGGTCGTCGAGCTCTCGGGACCTGAAGAATACAGCCCGGCAGAGGCAGCTGCAGCCCTGAGCCAGATTCTGGGGAAGCCAGTGTCCGCGCAGTTCGCGCCGCTCAGTGCGGTGGTGCCGACGTTCACGTCGTATGGCTTCTCGACGGAGGCAGCCACCTTATTCGAAGAGATGTATGCGGCGTTCGCCAAGAAGACGATTGCATATGAATATCCCGAGCAGCTCCTGCGGGGCACGGTGACGCTTGCCGATGCATTGCGAGGGATGGCGTAA
- a CDS encoding Membrane protein 2, distant similarity to thiosulfate:quinone oxidoreductase DoxD (MaGe:77309581) — protein MKAFFQTDDGWAGLILRLTLGLVMFPHGAQKLLGLFGGFGFDGTMGFFTQKLGLPWIIAFLVIIGEFFGSLGLISGFLTRFSAGSLIVIMLGAITMAHLPYGFFMNWMGQQQGEGYEYHLLVIGIAAALLVTGGGKGSIDGKLAERF, from the coding sequence ATGAAGGCATTTTTTCAAACAGATGATGGCTGGGCTGGACTGATCTTGCGGCTGACGCTAGGACTAGTGATGTTTCCGCATGGCGCGCAAAAGCTTCTGGGATTATTCGGGGGGTTCGGCTTCGACGGCACGATGGGGTTCTTCACCCAGAAGCTGGGGCTGCCCTGGATCATCGCGTTCCTGGTTATCATCGGGGAGTTTTTTGGGAGCCTTGGACTGATCAGTGGATTTCTGACGAGGTTCAGCGCCGGGTCTTTGATCGTGATCATGCTTGGGGCCATCACGATGGCGCACCTCCCCTATGGATTTTTCATGAACTGGATGGGCCAGCAACAGGGTGAGGGTTATGAGTATCATCTGCTGGTGATTGGAATCGCGGCGGCCCTGCTGGTGACAGGGGGCGGCAAGGGATCGATTGATGGCAAGTTGGCGGAGCGGTTCTGA
- a CDS encoding SsrA-binding protein (MaGe:77309582) yields the protein MAKEKDDQYKAVVTNRKAYHDYFIEEKFEVGIVLLGTEVKSLREGRVNLLDSYASVRDGEVFLHHCHISPYSHGNMMNHDPMRVRKLLLHKKEIDKLLGKTQLKGLTLIPLRLYFNERGRAKVELGLAKGKKLYDRRETIKAREAGREVERAIKDRK from the coding sequence ATGGCGAAAGAAAAAGACGATCAATATAAAGCCGTCGTCACGAACCGGAAGGCCTACCACGATTACTTTATTGAAGAGAAGTTTGAGGTCGGGATTGTGCTGCTGGGCACCGAGGTCAAGTCTCTTCGTGAGGGACGGGTGAATCTGTTGGACAGTTATGCGTCGGTGCGCGACGGAGAAGTCTTCCTGCACCATTGCCATATCAGCCCCTATAGCCACGGCAACATGATGAATCACGATCCGATGCGGGTGCGAAAGCTGCTGCTGCACAAGAAAGAGATCGACAAGTTGCTCGGCAAGACGCAGCTGAAAGGATTGACGCTCATTCCCCTCCGCTTGTATTTCAACGAGCGCGGTCGCGCAAAGGTAGAGCTCGGATTGGCGAAAGGCAAAAAGCTCTATGATCGGCGAGAAACCATTAAGGCGCGTGAAGCCGGACGCGAAGTCGAGCGGGCCATCAAAGACAGGAAGTAG
- a CDS encoding hypothetical protein (Evidence 4 : Unknown function but conserved in other organisms; MaGe:77309583) has product MVGSGPFVSFGTILSGLAKQLGLETRLVELRIQQQWPSLVGEPIGSHTWPAQIRFHKLYLLVENSVWLQQLTFLKPALLAKINAEAGSELLTDIVLRVGEIPSQKPEPAPAAPILLNHAASEKELAELAAYVTAIHDPNIRRRFTEVISNYPSPIQIPPEEHLSPAP; this is encoded by the coding sequence ATGGTCGGCTCCGGTCCGTTCGTCTCATTCGGCACAATCCTCTCCGGCCTGGCCAAACAACTCGGTTTGGAAACCAGGCTCGTCGAGTTGCGCATCCAGCAACAATGGCCGTCCCTCGTCGGCGAACCGATCGGTTCGCATACCTGGCCAGCCCAGATCCGTTTCCACAAACTCTATCTACTCGTCGAAAATTCCGTCTGGCTCCAGCAGTTGACGTTTCTGAAACCGGCACTTCTGGCGAAAATCAATGCCGAGGCCGGATCGGAACTGCTGACGGACATCGTCCTGCGTGTGGGCGAAATCCCTTCACAAAAACCGGAGCCTGCTCCGGCAGCTCCAATCCTTCTGAACCACGCGGCGTCCGAGAAAGAACTGGCCGAGCTTGCCGCATATGTCACTGCCATTCACGACCCGAACATCCGCCGGCGCTTCACAGAGGTGATATCGAATTATCCTTCTCCGATTCAGATTCCGCCGGAAGAGCATCTGTCACCAGCCCCTTAA
- a CDS encoding hypothetical protein (Evidence 4 : Unknown function but conserved in other organisms; MaGe:77309584) — MQEQAPSPTSPAGPKAKKPLDTVVKLALMIFVGSFALIWGGMYLSRPDRSIPPYSVGSQNGYLVATHVPPGTTDHRIETLLNRFRKVGHQTHDFGLMKIRPTTPDDAGGRYRRMLIYVFDDDGWTDPEMLAKYVAGDPTVVKEFDRSVRGYYRLQDEEEEGAIGPLPKAGELSAATRVLFKGLVTDALPAESESEKDNSISPL, encoded by the coding sequence ATGCAGGAGCAGGCACCTTCCCCAACGTCCCCCGCCGGTCCCAAGGCCAAGAAGCCGCTGGATACGGTCGTCAAGTTAGCGCTCATGATCTTTGTCGGATCGTTTGCGCTGATTTGGGGCGGAATGTATCTCAGCCGCCCCGACCGGTCGATTCCCCCCTATAGTGTCGGGTCGCAAAACGGCTATCTCGTCGCGACGCATGTGCCTCCGGGGACCACGGATCATCGGATCGAAACCTTGTTGAACCGGTTCCGAAAGGTCGGGCACCAGACACACGATTTTGGCCTCATGAAAATCCGTCCCACCACTCCGGACGATGCGGGCGGCCGGTATCGCCGCATGCTTATTTATGTGTTCGACGATGATGGGTGGACCGATCCAGAAATGCTTGCGAAATACGTGGCCGGGGATCCGACGGTCGTCAAAGAGTTTGACCGGTCGGTTCGAGGATATTATCGCCTTCAGGATGAGGAAGAGGAAGGCGCGATCGGCCCCCTGCCCAAGGCCGGCGAGCTTTCGGCCGCGACGCGCGTGCTATTTAAGGGGCTGGTGACAGATGCTCTTCCGGCGGAATCTGAATCGGAGAAGGATAATTCGATATCACCTCTGTGA
- a CDS encoding Beta sliding clamp (MaGe:77309587) codes for MKVRIGRDELLTGLQRVQGVVEKRNTMPILSNILLEAKQDGVEIVATDLEIGMRGLYKATVVQPGGVTVSARKLYEIIKELKTGEIELTSGDNNWTTIQAGKSQFKIVGLPSSEYPALPVIDREGLIPLSGSGLLELIRKTLFAAGDNDARYILNGLLVTLVVTDKKTSLRLVGTDGHRLAVTEQEVGKAGKSGPQEIKAIVPKKAAQEMRRLLEEGGESEPLIGFTKNLMIFRKSGLLMTSRLMEGNYPNYQQVIPKDGGKKISVNRIELESALRRVSVLSKDKANAVKLSFGPGHMVLFSSNPDYGEATEELAAAYDGEALQTGFNARYLLDAFSVMDGETISLQMETPLSPCLIQEAENPGFKCVVMPIKI; via the coding sequence ATGAAGGTACGCATCGGGCGCGATGAATTGTTGACGGGGCTCCAGCGTGTGCAGGGCGTGGTGGAGAAACGGAATACCATGCCGATTCTCTCCAACATTCTGCTAGAAGCCAAGCAGGACGGCGTGGAGATCGTCGCCACGGATTTGGAAATCGGCATGCGCGGCCTTTACAAGGCCACGGTGGTGCAACCGGGGGGCGTGACGGTCTCGGCGCGCAAGTTGTACGAGATCATCAAGGAGCTGAAGACCGGCGAGATCGAATTGACGTCGGGCGACAATAATTGGACGACGATTCAGGCCGGCAAAAGCCAGTTCAAAATCGTGGGCCTTCCCAGTTCCGAGTATCCGGCTCTGCCAGTGATCGATCGCGAAGGCTTGATTCCCCTCTCCGGCTCCGGCCTGTTGGAATTGATCCGAAAGACGCTGTTTGCCGCGGGGGACAACGATGCGCGCTATATCCTGAACGGCCTGCTCGTGACCCTGGTCGTTACGGACAAGAAGACCTCGCTTCGGCTTGTGGGCACCGACGGCCATCGCCTGGCCGTGACCGAACAGGAAGTGGGCAAAGCCGGCAAGAGCGGCCCGCAGGAAATCAAAGCCATTGTTCCAAAGAAAGCCGCGCAGGAAATGCGGCGCCTTCTCGAAGAGGGCGGCGAAAGCGAACCCTTGATCGGATTTACCAAGAACCTCATGATCTTCCGGAAAAGCGGCCTGCTCATGACCTCGCGCCTGATGGAAGGGAACTATCCCAACTATCAGCAGGTCATTCCAAAGGACGGTGGCAAGAAGATCAGCGTGAACCGGATCGAGTTGGAAAGTGCGTTGCGGCGGGTGTCGGTTCTGTCGAAAGACAAGGCGAACGCCGTGAAGCTCTCCTTTGGGCCGGGTCACATGGTCCTGTTTTCCAGCAACCCGGATTATGGGGAAGCAACCGAGGAGCTGGCGGCGGCCTACGATGGCGAGGCGCTGCAGACCGGATTCAACGCGCGGTATCTCCTGGATGCCTTCAGTGTCATGGATGGCGAAACCATCTCGTTGCAGATGGAGACGCCGCTCAGTCCCTGCTTGATTCAAGAGGCCGAGAATCCCGGATTCAAGTGCGTTGTGATGCCGATTAAGATCTAG
- a CDS encoding hypothetical protein (Evidence 4 : Unknown function but conserved in other organisms; MaGe:77309589) has protein sequence MTLWISSAQITGIGWDRVCAAVDRKNPTRQYTRVHGNQRFLSGGILLRIMKRGCLLSTDVYNPVYRNIRGL, from the coding sequence ATGACTTTGTGGATTTCATCTGCACAGATCACCGGTATTGGGTGGGATAGAGTGTGTGCGGCAGTGGATAGAAAAAATCCGACTCGACAATATACGCGGGTACATGGTAATCAGCGATTCCTTTCAGGCGGTATTTTACTCAGAATTATGAAGAGAGGCTGTTTGTTGTCCACAGATGTGTATAACCCTGTGTATAGGAATATTAGAGGGTTATGA